A genomic region of uncultured Roseibium sp. contains the following coding sequences:
- a CDS encoding quinoprotein dehydrogenase-associated SoxYZ-like carrier yields the protein MTRIPKTFLKTTVPATTAIFVGLQVALSASFALADSDAIRNPLQLEGSWNELRGDIVGDTKPAPANGIIDLDAPYRAHDAATVPIVIRQSSPNSPSIGKALLVIDENPAPVAAELTFSDSMHPIDMEIRVRVNQYSNVRVVADTANGPVMAGRFVKASGGCSAPATKSPELAMSQMGQIRAKHFTPAVDNSTNRREAQIMIRHPNYSGLQRDQVTQLFISAHFVNFIEVRQGDETLFTVEGGISLSENPVIRFQYTDNGADDLVIRAEDTEGNEWEKTVPKDIQS from the coding sequence ATGACAAGGATTCCGAAAACTTTCCTGAAAACCACCGTACCCGCAACAACCGCTATCTTTGTCGGCTTGCAGGTTGCGCTTTCTGCAAGTTTTGCGCTTGCGGACTCGGATGCGATCAGAAATCCTCTGCAGCTCGAAGGCAGCTGGAATGAGCTGCGGGGGGACATCGTCGGCGACACCAAGCCGGCGCCCGCCAACGGGATCATCGATCTTGATGCGCCCTACCGTGCGCACGACGCGGCAACGGTCCCGATCGTGATACGCCAGTCCTCCCCGAATTCGCCCTCGATCGGCAAGGCACTTCTGGTCATCGATGAAAACCCGGCGCCGGTCGCGGCAGAGCTCACCTTCAGCGACTCGATGCATCCCATCGATATGGAGATCAGGGTTCGCGTCAATCAGTATTCAAACGTCCGGGTCGTCGCCGACACGGCAAACGGTCCGGTCATGGCGGGACGCTTTGTCAAAGCCTCGGGAGGCTGCTCGGCACCGGCCACCAAGTCGCCCGAACTTGCCATGTCGCAAATGGGTCAGATCCGGGCGAAACATTTCACGCCGGCCGTTGACAATTCGACCAATCGCCGCGAGGCCCAGATCATGATCAGGCACCCCAATTATTCCGGTCTGCAGCGCGATCAGGTCACGCAACTGTTCATTTCCGCGCATTTTGTCAATTTCATCGAGGTGCGCCAGGGAGATGAAACGCTGTTTACGGTCGAGGGCGGCATTTCCCTGTCCGAAAACCCCGTGATCCGATTCCAGTACACGGACAACGGCGCAGACGATCTGGTGATTCGGGCGGAGGACACCGAGGGGAATGAGTGGGAGAAGACCGTTCCCAAGGACATCCAGAGCTGA
- a CDS encoding quinoprotein relay system zinc metallohydrolase 2, producing MYEILISLCLLEDPGICREQLLPGRETVTEQECRGRIQNLDTGLLNPDNTKYLDSGVVCRLSDAGLPLQQIADGIYVHTGEVSEPNPGNGGDIANLGFVVGDVSVAVIDAGGSRAVGEAFYRAIRSVSSLPISHLVLTHVHPDHLFGASVFAEAGATVIGHPNLERALRDREESYLLTFETDVGPDGFLGTETDFAVSVQSEIDLGGRVLELMSWPVAHSTTDLTVWDSSTGTLFAGDLVFDRHIPVLDGSLSGWLQVLDQIEEIDPVKIVPGHGAPLLEPAAAVSPVRAYLKLIESDTRASLEAGERMSDAVGTIGVAQGGQWELFDVYNARNATVAFTELEWE from the coding sequence ATGTATGAAATCCTGATCAGTTTGTGCCTGCTGGAGGATCCGGGCATTTGCCGCGAGCAGCTCCTTCCCGGTCGTGAAACGGTCACGGAACAAGAATGTCGCGGGCGCATACAGAACCTGGACACAGGGCTTCTAAATCCGGACAACACGAAATATCTGGATTCCGGCGTGGTATGCCGCCTCTCCGATGCCGGTCTGCCGTTGCAGCAAATCGCGGACGGCATCTACGTCCACACGGGAGAAGTATCGGAGCCAAATCCCGGCAATGGAGGAGACATAGCCAATCTCGGCTTCGTTGTCGGTGATGTGTCCGTTGCCGTGATCGATGCGGGAGGATCCCGTGCCGTGGGAGAAGCATTTTACCGGGCAATCCGTTCTGTCAGTTCGTTGCCGATTTCACATCTTGTCCTGACCCATGTCCATCCGGATCATCTGTTCGGGGCGTCGGTCTTTGCCGAAGCCGGTGCGACGGTCATCGGCCATCCAAATCTTGAAAGGGCACTCAGGGACAGGGAAGAAAGCTACTTGCTGACCTTCGAAACCGACGTCGGGCCTGATGGGTTTCTTGGAACGGAGACGGACTTTGCCGTATCTGTGCAGAGCGAAATCGACCTCGGCGGACGTGTCCTGGAATTGATGTCCTGGCCGGTTGCCCATTCGACGACGGATCTCACCGTCTGGGACAGTTCGACGGGCACATTGTTCGCGGGCGATCTTGTCTTCGACCGGCATATACCGGTTCTCGACGGTTCTTTGAGCGGCTGGCTGCAGGTTCTTGACCAAATTGAGGAAATCGATCCAGTCAAGATCGTCCCCGGTCATGGTGCACCCTTGCTGGAGCCGGCCGCGGCGGTCTCTCCGGTTCGCGCCTATCTCAAGCTCATTGAGAGCGACACGCGCGCGTCGCTGGAAGCCGGTGAACGCATGAGCGACGCGGTCGGGACCATCGGCGTTGCGCAAGGAGGGCAGTGGGAGCTTTTCGACGTCTACAACGCCCGCAACGCAACGGTTGCCTTCACCGAACTTGAATGGGAATAA
- a CDS encoding hybrid sensor histidine kinase/response regulator — translation MIDPSEPLETQLERQGKIIEALMQRAARENDVGRSAYSLFQSAIALQGEVWEKTKHLEQVLDTLGQASNRLKNSEFALEQTERNLADALDAMEGGFALFTGDALEICNAQFRNMVPGICEQIVTGISIADYFEALDGCPQVITKGASLNKASGANNRNEAGSAKYPSVFGLKNDRWFQITQKRTSPRKTALLSTEITNIVLQNRIEKDQLIDKQSVFMKAAFEHISQGVCTFSPSGSLILRNERFRKLLRLPVTLVRKGTPLGQILAFFARHELAAETGASIEQEFLAAIAPDREGIDRKVRLTSGDILNISIHRLPDTGLIMNVIDFTAEAQMTDLLEKRVGERTRELTEANERLQRQHEEQIRIDEQLRQAKERAEEAVSSKTRFFAAASHDLLQPVNAAKLLISTMTESTSEKAVAETVSRLERSFKSIESLLHALLDISRLDSTGTELNLSTFNIGELLSTVQRDCRQLAEEKGIRLDIVPSSIWVISDQRYLVRSVQNLIVNGIQYTQEGRVLAGCRRKGPNVVIEVWDTGIGISKKDQKRIFNEFTRAAPDSAGVGMGLGLSIVDRACRRLNHSVNVRSKPGVGSVFSISIPICDAPAVTEHSENTVLPLVPGAMDVIVLIVENNPDVMFATARQIESWGGSVLTAASTKEALTCVRELGMPPDIILADYQLDGDDNGIKTIVELRRATKTDIPAIMITANREEELAEQSRAHCFTILTKPVELSRLRPLIDWETRQLNAG, via the coding sequence TTGATCGACCCGAGCGAACCACTTGAGACGCAGCTCGAGCGCCAGGGCAAGATCATCGAGGCGCTCATGCAACGGGCTGCCAGGGAGAATGACGTCGGCCGATCCGCGTATTCGCTGTTTCAGTCCGCCATCGCGCTTCAGGGTGAGGTCTGGGAGAAGACAAAACACCTCGAACAGGTTCTGGACACACTCGGTCAGGCGAGCAACCGGCTCAAGAATTCCGAATTCGCCCTTGAACAGACCGAACGCAACCTGGCCGACGCGCTGGACGCAATGGAAGGAGGCTTCGCGCTTTTTACCGGCGATGCACTTGAGATCTGCAACGCACAGTTCAGGAACATGGTGCCCGGCATCTGCGAACAGATCGTCACTGGGATCAGCATCGCGGATTATTTCGAAGCGCTTGACGGCTGCCCGCAGGTCATTACGAAAGGCGCATCCCTGAATAAGGCAAGTGGCGCCAACAACCGAAACGAGGCCGGGTCCGCGAAATATCCTTCCGTGTTCGGCTTGAAGAACGACCGCTGGTTCCAGATCACGCAAAAGCGGACGTCACCGAGAAAAACGGCGCTGCTCTCGACGGAAATCACCAATATCGTTCTGCAGAACCGTATCGAGAAAGACCAGCTGATCGACAAGCAGTCGGTTTTCATGAAGGCCGCGTTTGAACACATTTCTCAAGGGGTCTGTACGTTTTCACCGTCAGGCTCCCTGATCTTGCGGAACGAACGCTTCCGGAAGCTTCTGCGTCTTCCGGTGACGCTGGTCCGAAAGGGCACGCCGCTCGGCCAGATCCTTGCGTTCTTTGCGCGGCACGAATTGGCAGCTGAAACGGGCGCGAGCATCGAACAGGAATTTCTTGCCGCGATCGCACCGGACCGGGAAGGCATAGACCGCAAGGTCAGGCTGACCTCGGGCGACATCCTGAACATCAGCATTCACCGTCTTCCCGACACCGGTCTTATCATGAATGTCATCGACTTCACGGCCGAAGCGCAGATGACGGACCTGCTGGAAAAAAGGGTCGGCGAGCGCACGCGCGAGCTTACGGAAGCCAACGAGCGTCTCCAGCGCCAGCATGAAGAACAGATCCGGATCGATGAACAGCTGCGCCAGGCCAAGGAGCGCGCGGAAGAAGCCGTGTCTTCAAAGACCAGGTTCTTCGCGGCCGCAAGCCATGATCTGCTGCAGCCCGTGAACGCGGCAAAACTTCTCATTTCCACGATGACCGAAAGCACGTCGGAAAAGGCGGTTGCGGAAACGGTCTCCCGCCTGGAACGTTCATTCAAGTCAATCGAGTCCCTGCTTCACGCATTGCTGGACATTTCGAGACTGGATTCCACGGGCACGGAACTCAACCTCAGTACATTCAACATTGGAGAGCTGCTTTCGACAGTTCAACGGGACTGCCGCCAGCTTGCCGAGGAAAAGGGCATCAGACTTGATATCGTTCCGAGCAGCATCTGGGTCATAAGTGACCAGCGCTATCTCGTCCGGTCAGTGCAGAACCTGATCGTGAACGGCATTCAATATACGCAGGAGGGCCGTGTACTGGCCGGGTGCAGGCGCAAGGGTCCAAACGTCGTCATTGAAGTCTGGGACACGGGCATCGGTATATCCAAGAAGGATCAGAAGCGCATTTTCAACGAGTTCACCAGAGCCGCGCCCGATAGCGCAGGGGTCGGCATGGGGCTTGGACTGTCAATCGTGGATCGCGCCTGCCGGCGGTTAAACCATTCCGTGAACGTGCGTTCGAAACCGGGTGTGGGATCCGTCTTTTCGATTTCGATACCGATCTGTGACGCACCGGCTGTAACCGAACACAGTGAAAACACGGTATTGCCGCTCGTCCCGGGCGCCATGGACGTCATCGTGCTGATCGTTGAAAACAATCCGGATGTGATGTTCGCGACGGCCCGGCAAATCGAATCCTGGGGAGGCAGCGTTCTGACGGCTGCATCCACGAAGGAGGCGCTCACCTGCGTCCGTGAACTCGGGATGCCACCGGACATCATTCTCGCCGACTACCAGCTCGATGGGGACGACAACGGGATCAAGACAATTGTCGAACTGAGACGTGCGACGAAAACCGACATTCCCGCGATCATGATCACGGCGAACCGGGAAGAGGAACTTGCCGAACAGAGCAGGGCGCATTGCTTCACGATCCTGACCAAGCCTGTTGAGCTTTCGAGGCTGCGGCCACTAATCGATTGGGAGACGAGACAACTGAACGCGGGCTGA
- a CDS encoding response regulator transcription factor, whose translation MNISAKKQEPVQIRSILVIDDHPLYCDALASTLERLFKSRTVKKANSLQDGLRQVNSRLRPDLVILDLKLPDATGISGFMKVKNRLPDVPVLVISAESSDESVSALMSAGAAGFIPKDASVTVLQEALFEIREGLRFFPPGFTQTKRSAKSDLTSQEIAQKIADLTPQQNRIMKLICAGKPNKQIAYEMSLAEATVKAHITALLRRLNVSNRTQAAVMVKSVSLDGAPPIPEADARAMLS comes from the coding sequence ATGAACATCAGTGCCAAAAAACAGGAACCCGTTCAGATCCGTTCGATCCTGGTGATCGACGATCATCCTCTCTATTGCGATGCACTTGCGTCCACACTGGAGAGGCTCTTCAAGTCCCGAACGGTCAAGAAGGCAAATTCCCTTCAGGACGGGTTGCGGCAGGTCAATTCGCGCCTGCGCCCCGATCTGGTCATTCTTGACCTGAAACTGCCGGACGCCACCGGTATCAGCGGTTTCATGAAGGTGAAGAACCGGCTCCCGGACGTACCCGTTCTGGTTATTTCCGCAGAATCCTCGGATGAGTCCGTCAGTGCGCTCATGTCGGCCGGCGCAGCCGGGTTCATTCCGAAAGACGCGTCGGTCACCGTCTTGCAGGAAGCGCTTTTTGAAATCCGGGAAGGGCTTCGCTTTTTCCCGCCCGGTTTCACGCAGACAAAGAGATCGGCAAAATCGGACCTGACGTCCCAGGAGATCGCGCAGAAGATCGCCGATCTCACGCCGCAGCAGAATCGTATCATGAAACTGATCTGCGCAGGCAAGCCAAACAAGCAAATCGCCTATGAAATGTCACTCGCAGAGGCGACCGTCAAAGCTCACATCACTGCCTTGTTGCGTCGGCTGAATGTCAGCAATCGCACGCAGGCGGCTGTCATGGTCAAGAGCGTCAGTCTGGACGGTGCGCCGCCGATTCCCGAAGCTGATGCGAGGGCGATGCTGAGCTGA
- a CDS encoding arylsulfatase, producing MKFRHNLKAARLAVCAFGALALADFAPALAQSEDKPNILVIWGDDVGQSNISAYTFGLMGYQTPNIDRVAKEGMMFTDYYGEQSCTAGRSSYIMGQSVFRTGLSKVGLPGADLGMQEEDPTIAGLLKAQGYVTGQFGKNHLGDKDEHLPTNHGFDEFFGNLYHLNAEEEPENEDYPGDAVMADGRTFRETFGPRGVIKSSADGSIEDTGPLTKKRMETVDEETITAAIDFIKRANEQGKPFYVWWNGTRMHFRTHVKPEMREQADQIAGRHVDEYTAGMIEHDMQVGQLLDLLDELGIADNTIVHYSTDNGPHYNTWPDAAATPFFGEKNTNWEGGWRVPSMVRWPGKVEAGSVSNEIMHHMDWLPTYLAAAGVPDIKEQLKEGGVQAIGREYKVHLDGYNFLPVLLGEADVGPRREIFYFSDDGDLTALRYNDWKMIFLEQKAYKTFRAWIEPFTALRVPLIFNLRRDPYERSYQTSNTYYDWLIDRAYLLVPAQQYVGEFLATFQEFPPRQKAASFSLDQVMDKLSTPHGAQ from the coding sequence ATGAAATTCAGGCATAATTTAAAGGCGGCCAGACTGGCCGTTTGCGCTTTCGGTGCGCTTGCGCTGGCAGATTTTGCGCCAGCACTCGCGCAGTCGGAAGACAAGCCCAATATTCTCGTCATCTGGGGAGATGACGTCGGGCAGTCCAATATTTCCGCATATACATTCGGCCTCATGGGATATCAGACGCCGAACATCGACCGCGTCGCCAAGGAAGGCATGATGTTCACCGACTATTACGGCGAACAATCCTGCACGGCGGGCCGGTCTTCCTACATCATGGGCCAGAGCGTTTTCCGCACGGGCCTGTCCAAGGTCGGTCTCCCCGGCGCTGATCTCGGCATGCAGGAAGAGGACCCGACGATCGCCGGTCTCCTCAAGGCGCAGGGCTACGTGACCGGTCAGTTCGGCAAGAACCATCTGGGCGACAAGGATGAGCACCTCCCCACCAACCACGGCTTCGACGAGTTCTTCGGCAATCTCTACCACCTGAATGCCGAAGAAGAGCCGGAAAACGAGGACTACCCGGGTGATGCGGTCATGGCCGACGGGCGGACGTTCCGCGAAACCTTCGGCCCGCGCGGCGTGATCAAGTCTTCGGCTGACGGTTCCATCGAAGACACCGGCCCGCTGACCAAGAAGCGTATGGAGACGGTCGACGAGGAAACGATTACTGCCGCAATCGACTTCATCAAGCGCGCCAACGAGCAGGGCAAGCCGTTTTACGTCTGGTGGAACGGCACGCGCATGCACTTCCGCACTCACGTGAAACCGGAAATGCGGGAACAGGCCGATCAGATTGCCGGCCGTCACGTCGATGAGTACACCGCCGGCATGATCGAGCATGACATGCAGGTCGGCCAGCTTCTTGACCTCCTGGATGAACTCGGCATCGCCGACAACACGATCGTTCACTACTCGACGGATAACGGCCCGCACTACAACACGTGGCCCGATGCGGCAGCGACGCCGTTCTTCGGTGAGAAAAACACCAACTGGGAAGGTGGATGGCGTGTGCCTTCCATGGTGCGCTGGCCCGGCAAGGTCGAGGCCGGGTCCGTTTCCAACGAAATCATGCACCACATGGACTGGCTGCCAACCTACCTGGCGGCTGCCGGTGTGCCGGATATCAAGGAGCAACTGAAGGAAGGCGGCGTCCAGGCGATCGGCCGGGAATACAAGGTCCACCTGGACGGTTACAATTTCCTGCCTGTCCTGCTTGGTGAAGCCGATGTCGGTCCGCGCAGGGAAATCTTCTATTTCTCCGATGATGGTGACCTGACGGCCCTTCGCTACAACGACTGGAAAATGATCTTCCTGGAGCAGAAGGCCTACAAGACCTTCCGGGCCTGGATCGAACCGTTCACGGCATTGCGCGTTCCGTTGATCTTCAACCTGCGCCGGGATCCGTATGAGCGGTCCTACCAGACCTCGAACACCTACTATGACTGGCTGATCGACCGGGCTTATCTTCTGGTTCCCGCCCAGCAATATGTCGGTGAGTTCCTGGCGACATTCCAGGAGTTTCCGCCGCGCCAGAAAGCGGCGAGCTTCTCGCTCGATCAGGTCATGGACAAGTTGAGCACGCCCCACGGCGCTCAGTAG
- a CDS encoding FIST N-terminal domain-containing protein yields MTVLLENRLDKPKAVQIGVSHASSEADAVREAIADFNTGAICFVLFFMPDHLDPEKVSNEFARQMSSATVFGCSTAGQITAQGYEKDALLVMAFPRRHFRCSSALIKPLKALSIERTANRAKVLADRFPRTGNWKTVALVIADGMSKQEDLLVAALNAGLGEIPVFGGSAGNGLAFGETYVSHGGHAYRNAALVLLIETDLSFRGIGFNHFQPTSRQMVVTRAVPEERLVLDINGVPAAREYARYVNCPVEQLSPQVFAENPVLIRSGKSWHVRAIQQVEEGGGLWFLSAIDDGLVLTLGQGREILQTLDSGLDHFREHNQKPDFIIGFDCYLRRLEIEQKNLAADVSAILRENHVFGFNTYGEQHLGVHVNQTFIGVAFFPPSDGALY; encoded by the coding sequence ATGACGGTTCTTCTGGAAAATAGGCTCGACAAGCCGAAAGCCGTGCAGATTGGTGTGTCGCACGCGAGTTCGGAAGCGGACGCGGTGAGGGAGGCGATTGCGGATTTCAATACCGGCGCGATCTGCTTCGTGCTTTTCTTCATGCCTGACCATCTCGATCCGGAGAAAGTTTCGAACGAGTTCGCACGGCAGATGTCGTCTGCAACCGTCTTCGGCTGCTCGACGGCGGGTCAGATTACGGCGCAGGGTTACGAAAAGGATGCCTTGCTGGTCATGGCCTTTCCAAGACGTCACTTCCGCTGTTCCTCCGCGCTCATCAAGCCACTGAAAGCCCTGTCGATCGAACGGACCGCGAACCGGGCCAAGGTTCTCGCGGACAGGTTTCCCAGAACCGGCAACTGGAAGACCGTGGCTCTTGTCATCGCCGACGGAATGTCCAAGCAGGAGGATTTGCTCGTCGCGGCCCTCAATGCCGGGTTGGGGGAAATCCCGGTCTTCGGAGGTTCTGCCGGGAACGGGCTTGCCTTCGGTGAAACCTATGTGTCCCACGGGGGGCATGCGTACAGGAACGCAGCGCTTGTTCTGCTCATCGAGACCGACCTGTCTTTCAGGGGCATCGGTTTCAATCATTTCCAGCCAACCAGCAGGCAGATGGTCGTGACGCGTGCGGTGCCGGAAGAAAGGCTTGTGCTGGACATAAACGGTGTGCCCGCCGCACGCGAATATGCGCGTTACGTGAACTGTCCCGTGGAGCAACTCTCGCCGCAGGTGTTTGCGGAAAATCCCGTTCTGATAAGAAGCGGAAAGAGCTGGCACGTGCGTGCCATTCAGCAGGTTGAAGAAGGTGGCGGCCTCTGGTTCCTGTCCGCGATCGACGACGGACTGGTTCTCACGCTCGGACAGGGTAGGGAGATCCTGCAAACGCTGGACTCAGGGCTCGATCATTTTCGCGAGCACAACCAGAAGCCTGACTTCATCATCGGTTTCGACTGCTATCTGCGCAGGCTGGAAATCGAACAGAAGAACCTGGCGGCGGATGTTTCGGCAATCCTGCGCGAGAACCACGTTTTCGGTTTCAACACCTATGGTGAGCAGCATCTGGGTGTGCACGTGAACCAGACTTTCATAGGGGTCGCCTTCTTTCCGCCAAGCGACGGAGCGCTCTATTGA